GCTACTTCAGCGACCCGTACCAGGCGTGGCGCATCGTGGACGCCAACCCCACCTTCGAGCCCGAGGCGCTCCTGGAGCCGGGCACGGTGCTGTTCATCCCGGAGAAGCCCTGATGGCGGAGCAGCGCGCGGCGTTCCTCCAGCTGTGGATCGACGGGCAGCCCATGACGGACGCCCGTGGCCGGGTGTCGCGCCTGGAGGTGGACGAGCGCACCGATGACACGTCGTCCTTCCACCTGTCCCTGGACATGGCGCCCACGGACTCGGGGGACTGGGACGCGCTGGCGGACGGGCGCTTCGCGCTGCTCAAGCGCATCACCATCAGCTTCGGCCTGGGGGCTCCGGACAGCGAGGCGCCGGACGTGCAGGAGGTGGTGTTCGACGGCTACATCACCGCGGTGGAGCCGTACTTCGGCCCCTCGCGCGTGCCGGACTCGTCGCTGGAGGTGTACGGGCTGGACGCGTCGTGCCTGATGCACCTGGAGGAGCGCACGCGCTCGTTCAGCGGGCTGTCCGACGCGGGCATCGTGCGGCAGCTGTACGGGGAATATGGCTTCGCGCTGGACGTGCAGGAGACGGCGCCCGTGCGCGACCTGGCGCGAGCGGTGGTGCTCCAGCGCGGCACGGATGCGTCGCTCATCCGGTGGCTTGCGCGGCGCAACGGCTTTGAAGCTTTCGTGGAGCGCAAGCAGGGGCCGGTGGGCGCGGGCGCCAACGCGGCGCCGGAGAGCGTGGGCCACTTCCACCTGCCCCGGCCGGATGGGCCGAAGCAGCCGGACCTGTCGCTCATTCCCCGCTCCACGCCGACCGTCATCGAGCTCAAGGCGCGCTGGGAGAGTCACCGTCCCACGGAGATTCATGGCGAGCACATCGACGAGCGCACGCGGCGGATCCGCTCCGCCACGGTGGCGGCTCCGCGCTTTCCTCGCATGGGGCCCACGGGCCGCGCGGACATCCTGAAGGCGCGCATGGCGGCGGTGCTGCCCAAGCGGCCCCAGGCGAAGGCGGTGGGGCTGCAGTACGTGGACGTGCCGCACGACGTGCCGGAGGTGGAGAACCTGGCGTGGTCGGACTACCGCGAGGCGGACTGGCTCGCGGAGGCGAACGGCACGGTGCAGGGCCTGCGCTACGAGCGCATCCTCCGCGCCCGGCGTCCGGTGGGGCTCGTGGGGGCGGGCAAGCTGATGGATGGCACCTGGTACGTGCGCGGAGCGCGGCACCGCTGGGTGTGGGCGGAGGCGCTGGCCCGCTACGAGGTGGACGTGGACCTGGCGCGCGACGCGCTCAACGGGGTGGCGTGATGGGACGCGGCCTGCACTTCCCCTTCCAGCTGGGAGACCTGGGCACGCCGCGCACGGTGGGGTCCTCGCAGGTCATCCGGCAGCAACTGGAGCAGTTGCTCTTCACGCTGCCCGGGGAGCGGGTGAACCGGCCGCGCTTCGGGTGCGGCGTGCAGCGGATGGTGTTCGGCGCCGCGAGCCCGGAGTCCGCCGCCACGGCCGAGTACATCATCCGCCTCAACGTGCAGGAGTTCATGCGCGACCAGGTGCGCCTGGACGCGGTGAAGGTGAGCGCCGAGGACGCGACCCTCTACGTGGACATCCTCTACACGCTGCTGGCGACAGGTGAGGAACACGCGGAGCTGTTCCGCCGGGACCTGGAGGCGCCGCCGTGAGCGCGCGGGTCCTGACATTGCCGCTGGAGGCGTCGCTCGCGGAGGCGCAGGCCGCGTTGGCAACCACGCCGCCGGGCGAGGTGGAGTGGGCGCTGCCCGTGGGCGAGGGCGTGCTCTCCACGGACCTCGTCATCGGCACGCCCGCGCACGCGCTGCGGCTCACGGGTGGCCCGGGTGTGACGCTGAAGCTCGACGGCGGGACGCTCGAGGTCACGGGGCTCGTCACCGGACTGGCGGGCGTGGCGGTGGTATCGGTGGACGCCGGGCTGGTCCTCCTGGGGAAGCGGGTGGAGGTGTCGGACGTCACGGTGAGCGCCACGGCCTCGGGAGACTGCGCGGCGCTGAGCGTGGAGACACCGGACGGCACGGTGGTCATCGACGCGCTCACGGTGACGCAGGCGAAGGGCGAGGTGGCGACGGGGCTTCGGCTGCTGGCGACGGAGGCCCGGGTGACGGGCCTGTCCGTGGACGGCGTGAAGGCCACGGTGGGAGAGGCCTTCGGCGTGCGGGCGGTGTGCCAGCGGTCGCAGTGGGCGGACGTGTCGGTGCGCGACGTCACGGGGATGGAGACGGCCGTGGGCCTGGAGCTGGCGGGCTTCACCCGCGCGGACCTGTCCGGGCTCACGGTGTCGGAGGTCTCCGGGCCGAACGCGACCGGCGCACGGGTGCTGGTGGCCCGGGAGGAGGGCGAGGGCCTGTCCATGGTGGACGTGTCCGTGAGCGGGGTGGCTGCGTTCGGAGTGCAGTGGAGCATCGGGCTCGTGGCGGCTTCGGTGGGCGCGCTTCAGGTGCGTGGCTTCACCGTGCAGCGGGTGCAGGGCGGGTTCCCGATGGGCGTGCTCGCGCTGGGCGGGCGGAGCATCGAAGTGGCCATGGGGCAGGTGGAGGATGTCACCGCCGGAACGCGCGCCACGGGCATGCGGGTGCTGGGGGGACCTTCGCTGGAGCCGGTGGTGGTTCGCGACGTGGAGGTGAGCCGTGTGTCGGCGGCGCCTGTGCCGGTGTCCGCGGAGCCCGCTGGGTCGTGGTCGGACTGGCTCACCGTCGCGTTGGAGGCACTGGCTGCTTCGGTCGTGGGGCCGCTGACGCTGCCTGGGTTTCCCATCGATGCGGACGTCGTGGGCCTGCACGTGGCCGCGCCGCTGGGTGGCCTGGAGCCGGTGCTCGACGTGGGCACGCCGGGGGAGATTGCCGTCGAGGACTGCTCCCTCTTCGTCATCACCGGCACCGCGCTGCAACTGGAGGGCGGGCTGCGCACGGCGCTGGTGCGGCGCACGGAGGCCTGGACGTCGGTCCATGCGGGATGGCTCCAGGCGGAGCAGCTGCTGCTGGCGCAGCTCACCTGGCACCGGCATGCGCACGGGCTGCGGCTGGGGCCCGGGGAGGTTCGCGCCTACGACTCGCTCTTCACGGCCATCGTGGGTGCGCCCTTCGTGCTGGCTCCGGACGCGGAGCTGTCCGCATCTCCCGCGCTGTTCGCGCAGGGCGCGGCCCCACCGTTCCTGGAAGTGGGGCCGCTGCCGTACCGGACGCCGGGGGCTCCAGAGGTTCCTCCGGTGTTGCTCACGGGCGGCCTGCCGCCTCCGGAGACCGTGGACCTGCGGCTGGTTCCGGATGCGGCCATCTCGCGCGCG
This DNA window, taken from Corallococcus coralloides DSM 2259, encodes the following:
- a CDS encoding phage late control D family protein gives rise to the protein MAEQRAAFLQLWIDGQPMTDARGRVSRLEVDERTDDTSSFHLSLDMAPTDSGDWDALADGRFALLKRITISFGLGAPDSEAPDVQEVVFDGYITAVEPYFGPSRVPDSSLEVYGLDASCLMHLEERTRSFSGLSDAGIVRQLYGEYGFALDVQETAPVRDLARAVVLQRGTDASLIRWLARRNGFEAFVERKQGPVGAGANAAPESVGHFHLPRPDGPKQPDLSLIPRSTPTVIELKARWESHRPTEIHGEHIDERTRRIRSATVAAPRFPRMGPTGRADILKARMAAVLPKRPQAKAVGLQYVDVPHDVPEVENLAWSDYREADWLAEANGTVQGLRYERILRARRPVGLVGAGKLMDGTWYVRGARHRWVWAEALARYEVDVDLARDALNGVA
- a CDS encoding GPW/gp25 family protein, with amino-acid sequence MGRGLHFPFQLGDLGTPRTVGSSQVIRQQLEQLLFTLPGERVNRPRFGCGVQRMVFGAASPESAATAEYIIRLNVQEFMRDQVRLDAVKVSAEDATLYVDILYTLLATGEEHAELFRRDLEAPP